DNA from Aphis gossypii isolate Hap1 chromosome 3, ASM2018417v2, whole genome shotgun sequence:
ttttaaatactataaaagagTTAGTAAGTCTATATACATGATGAAAGTTACGATTAgaatattaagattaattattactaatactacaaataaaataaccaacCACCTTTATCTTTTATGTTCTTAAAGATATTTAGTTTGCCACagaaaaaatcataatgattGGCCATTTTGCCCGGCAACAGCtagtattaacttaaataatccAGGTTACCTGTCATTAAAACGGTTGCATAACCATAGgcctgaaataattaataagccaTTAGCATTTTTTAGAGAAGcagtttctaataaaattctttCACCTGGAAATTTATCCTCTTCTGTTAGACTTGTGTATAATCAGGAAATTGTCAAGTAAGTATAACCatgaaactataatacatttcattgttcttaaaaattgaaattgtagtCACCCCGAAGCAGCAGAAAACTATACCTGTCTTCAGATGGAACATAGAGTCAAAAGACAGCGACGTTGTAGGCGACCTCCTCTCCTAACTCCAATGGATCATttagtacaaaattaaattgatccCATCCATGGAAAGTACAGTCACACAATTCGCAGACCTCCAacaggtaaaaaaataaaaataataatcttatatataaaaatgaatcgcaaaatttggtaagcgcataactcaacaacgcctggaccgatttcgctcattctttttttgtttgggtcgtaattgtcaggagaaggttcttacggacgaaaaatttgagaaagttatcggattagagaaatatgacgaggtggtgatgaaattacagaggcgccatctatccagcaaatagtcaactaaattatttttggtagtcaatggcaaccatttaaataaaataaatcatttatttaaaatgtttttaaaaatgcatgcaaaTAGACATACAAACACGCAAATGTTCGCAAATGTTCGTTGAAGTCCAAGGATGGTTTTTACGGctagaaaaattagaattattgctggaaaaaccctaaaaatagcccttttctttttaaaatagcccttcctaaatatttataatataatactgatcGTATCCATGGCAACCAACAATCGTGTTTTGTGCAGAGTGTTTAGTTAGTTAGTGTTTGTTTAGTTCGTgattagtgaaaaaataatttatatttgatatgccTCCTATAAGACGAAGCAATTTAGGTAGAAGAACCAGAAATGCTACAAACCAAGCTAATTACCGATCTAATTCACAAACGCGTGAAGCGCGAGCAAGTTTGAATCGAGCTGCTTTTAGTTACGATGTGTCAATTGACTACAGTAACTACCAATGTGTTGTTATTGGTTCTATGAACTCGGTTTGCTCACACTGTAaggcattaaaatacaaaaacgaagCCAATGGATTGTGTTGCGCAAATGGTAAAGTGAAATTGATACCATTGGATCCACCACCAGAACCATTGTACTCATTGGTTTCAGGAATAGGAACAGATTCTATACACTTTTTGACAAATAtccaacaatataacaattgctTTCAAATGACTTCATTTGGGGCAACAAATGTAGTTCGGGAAAATTTTATGCCAACTTtcaaggtatgtattatagcagttactcataattattttagcgaACAAAATTTTCTGTCACCAAAGTTAAGATGTGTCACTAATCTTCAATTTCTTAATCATTACGAAATATATCACttagtcatcatattatatggtgtGTTTCAGTTTCAGtgacacttttattatatttttatttgatagatattagttaaaactaaatatatactttttaagatcaaatattatttaagtttgatcACCGACAAtccattaatttataccacaccataatatttttttatttacagatacAAGGGCAAATATATCACAGAGCAGGTTCACTGTTACCAGTGTCAGATAGCGACAACAAATTcctgcaaatttattttatgggcaATTCACCACAAGAAATTGATCTGCGTTGTGCacataacaatttagtaaAGAGGTCTATTGTAGAACAATTACAAACTTTATTTCATCAGCACaatcaattgattatattgtttaaaactgcCCTGGATCTGATGCCATCCGATAAtcacaaaattgtaatcagAGCTGATAAAACACCTGCAGGTCAACATACAAGACGTTTTAATGCACCAACTATTGATGAAGTTGCTATCGTTGTAGTTGGAGAAAACTTGGAATCCCgtgatattgttttacgtCGTCGGAATGATCAATTACAACGTATAAAGGAAACACACCGCTCATATGATGCACTGCAATATCCCATTATATTTTGGCAAGGTGAAGATGGCTACGatttctcaataaaaatgataaatcccattgcaggtaactaaaatattagtttagctATGGCGATAATATCtcagtcattatattatgtattttaattttatatttgaatgttattaaaacaaaatctatttacaGGTTCTGAAACCAACAAAAAAGTCAGTTCAATGAACTATTATTCATACCGCCTAATGATTCGGGAAAATGAAGATAATCACATATTGAAATGTCGGCGATTATATCACAAATATGTTGTTGacatgtatgttaaaattgaaacggAAAGATTAACATTCATCAGGTTGAATCAAACCAAACTCCGATCTGAAGAGTATATTCACCTTCGAGATGCGATTAATACTGATGGAAATGCACAGAATGTCGGTCGGATGACTATTCTTCCAGCAACATACATCGGAAGCCCTCGGCATATGCACGAATATGCTCAAGATGCCATGTCGTATGTTCGTCATTATGGTACAGCAGATTTGTTCATCACATTTACATGCAATCCGCAATGGATAGAAATCAATCAGGAGTTATTCTCTGGGCAATCACCCATTGATCGTCATGATATTACAGCCAGAGTCTTTAGACAAAAGTTGAAATCTTTAATGGATTTCATCGTAAAACATAATGTGTTTGGTGAGACACGCTGCTGGATGTATTCTGTGGAGTGGCAGAAACGAGGATTGCCACATGCACACATTTTGATTTGGttggttgaaaatataagGCCAAATGAAGTTGATGCAGTGATATCAGCTGAAATCCCTAATGTACAAGTAGATCCTGGATTGCATGAGGTAGTTATCAAAAACATGATACATGGTCCCTGTGGAActcttaatcaaaattcacCGTGTATGATGGATGGTAAATGTTCAAAACGATATCCACGGACATTAATATCGGAAACAATTACTGGTAATGACGGTTATCCATTGTATCGTCGCAGATCGACAGCAGACAATGGAAAATCAACAAttgtcaaattaaatcaacaagaTATTGAAATAGATAATCGTTGGATTGTTCCATATTCACCCATTTTATCAAAGACATTCAAAGCACACATCAACGTTGAATCTTGCCATTCAgtgaaatctattaaatacatttgcaaaTATGTAGCCAAAGGGAGTGATATGGCTGTGTGATTGGAATTGGTGCAGAGAATTCCAATGATGAAGTTACCCAATACCAAATGGGCCGCTATGTCAGTAGTAATGAAGCAGTTTGgcgaatattttcttttcctaTTCATGAGAGACACCCTTCTGTTGTTCACTTAGCTGTGCATTTAGAAAATGGACAAAGAGTGTATTTTACAGCACAGAACGCAGTACAAAGAGCTGCTCAGCCACCATCTACTACATTAACCAGTTTTTTTGAGACATGCCAAAACGATGATTTCGCACAAACATTGCTATATTCTGAaatgccaaaatattatacctggaATCAATCCTCAAGGAGATTTATACGACGGAAACAAGGAAAACCAGTTCCAGGATATACAGATGTATATTCCACCGATGCGATTGGCCGGATTTATTCAGTACATCCAAGCAATgatgaatgtttttacttaCGACTGCTATTAGTCAATGTACGTGGCCCAACATCATTCCAACAGTTACGAACTGTTGATGGTGAATTGTGTGTATCCTACAGAGAAGCCTGTCAACGTTTGCAATTGCTTGAAAATGACGCTCATTGGGATCAAACTCTCAATGATGCTGTAATATCATCACACGCTCATCAAATACGAacattgttttctataatcaTATCTACATGCTTCCCATCAAACCCAATTGATTTGTGGATCAAGTACAAAGATTATATGTgtgatgatattttgtatcaaatacaGAATAGAATGGGAAATCCAAATATACAAATCAGTGAAGAAATTTACAATGAAGCATTGATTTCAATTGAGGACATGTGCTTGATAATGTCAAACAaactattaattcaattaggcCTGACCGCGCCCAATCGTCCAATGCATGACGCTTTTAACCAAGAGTTGCATCGAGAAAGACTGTATGATCTCAACGATTTGAAAgaattaattcaaacaaatcTTCCACTGTTAAATGAACAACAGAAGTATGTATTTGAAACTCTTATGAAAGTAACAAATGATGAAACTGGAGGGATTTACTTCTTAGATGCACCTGGTGGTACaggaaaaacttttttgatttcattaatattagcaACAATTCgctcacaaaataaaattgcacttGCACTCGCTTCGTCGGGAATCGCAGCAACTTTGCTTGAAGGTGGTCGAACAGCCCATTCAGCACTAAAATTGCCATTAAATATGCATAGCAATGAAACTCCAACCTGCAACGTTTCGAAGAACTCTGCAATGGCAAAGGTTTTGCAGCAATGTAAATTGATTGTTTGGGATGAATGCACGATGGCACATAAAAAATCTTTGGAGGCTTTGGACAGAACCTTAAAAGATCTACGGAGCAATAATAACCGATTTGGTGGtgcaatgattttattagcaGGAGATTTTCGTCAAACATTGCCGGTGATTCCACGATCAACGCCAGCTGATGAACTCAATGCATGTCTAAAGTCCTCCAGTTTGTGGAAACATGTCAAAGTACTTCATTTAAGCAAGAATATGCGTGTCGAGTCGAGTTGCAAAATGACCAATCTGGAAACATATTCTCTAAACAACTCATTGACATTGGTAATGGCAAATTTCCTATAGACATGTTGACTGGCTGCATTAACTTTCCTCTAATTTTTGTCAGTTAACTCGATCAAAAGATGAACTTATTCAGAAGGTGTTTCCAGATGTTTCTCAAAATTACAGAAACCATGATTGGTTGAGCGAACGAGCTATACTGGCTGCAAAAAACATAgatgtaaatgaattaaatttcaaaattcaagaaCAAATTACAGGCGAATTGATGATATATAAATCAGTTGATTCGGCTACTAATCAAGATGATGTAGTCAACTATCCACCGGAATTTTTAAACTCGCTGGATTTGCCAGGATTGCCACCTCACAATCTTCAATTAAAGGTTGGATCGGTGGTTATAATGTTGCGAAATATCAACCAACCGCGTCTTTGCAACGGTACACGGttagcgataaaaaaattactaaacaatGTGATAGAAGCAACTATACTCAAAGGAAGTATAAAGGAGAAGATGTTCTCATACCGCGCATCCCAATGATTCCGACTGATGTGCCATTTGAGTTTAAACGACTACAGTTTCCAGTGCGTCTTGCTTTTGCTATGACTATAAACAAGTCACAGGGGCAATCATTAAGTGTTTGTGGTATTAATCTAGAAAACCCATGTTTCTCACATGGTCAATTGTATGTTGCCTGTTCCCGTGTTGGAAAACCATCAGATTTGTTTATCTATGCGCCAGGTAATCAAACAAGAAACATCGTATACCACAAAGtactacaatgataataataataattatgattcacatgattaacaataaagcgattacttacttttaaatcatgacagaaccgtcaccctggtgatagggcgttgtgaataaaaaataattaaataaaactataacagttaaaactataactacttacttttaaatcattatatatgttttatttaattattttttattcacaacgcCCTATCACCAGGGTGACGGTTCTGTTCaggagaattttttaaaatacgtaggcACAAAAACTGCCACATTACAAATCTTTCGTCGTGAATTCGACGTAATATTAGCACTatcaataagattaaattaaaaattaacacacggcatacgaaaatgcaaaaaaagaaagtaacacacgggcaacgccgtgtcgggtcagctagtagtttaataataaaagcaaatAGTTAATCATAGTATTTCACAACAAATCAATCACTTACATGATGaagtatattaaacatttataaaccaCAGATTTTTCAGAAGTGATGGCTTTGATAGTTAATGGGAATCAAGTAGGTGTTGTATTTGCCAATATGGAAACAATAGAGAGGTATCGAGCAGAATGGGCACTGTTGTTGTAGCTGGGATTGATGGTACATCAAAACAGTTCCTAAAAGTCCACAGAACTTAAAAAGGGTGCTTTTGTCCAATTCCAGATAGTGTACAAGAGTTGTAGTaagtaaatttactataaataattataattataataataataataatatttgttataaaaattaattatttaaaaaatgtataaaataatattttagcatacaattgaataatacattttgtagacACAGCTAAaggtttaaatagtttatcatGTAAATGTATACCTTGTACTTTGCAGTCATTCCCAATGGTATATGCATTCCTCATTTTAATGAATCAAGAAAGTACCAAGCTccttttaaatgttgtacgTAATTTGCTGCCATTACATATGAACAACTATGCATAATAACTGATTTTGAAATGCCATTAATGAATGCAGTTCAAACTGTAATGCCTGAAAGTAAATTGATGGGGTGCTGGTTTCATTTTTGCCAAGTATgcttatataagtaaaaagagtacaaactttaaatatcattGTCAATACAATCTTCCAATGTATATGAACTTTATTTCACAGGCAGTCATAAGATACAGTAAGCGGAAATTAAAGTAGCCCTATTGCAGCCAGAATTTTGAGAATGGTTGTATAAGCATTATAGTAGTAGAgcattatagtaattttgttgtattttatttcacaattttatgtattagcTCTACCACATTTACCTGCACACAGAGGCCATCCTGATTGTCCTTAGCATGATATTAATGATGGTTTCAGGGCTATCATTAATTATGTTCAACAGTTTCCAGATATTGAGGAACAGTTGAGAACTTTTCTCGTTGGATATGTTGATGGATACTGGTTGACTCAGGTCGGACCTAGAATTTTGAGTATCTTTGGGTGTGAATACAGGACCAATAACTATTTGGAATCGTTTCACTCCACTTTTGACACAAATGTCAAAACACCCAAATATATGGGATTTCATACgtgagattttttataattgtaatattatgtaatataccaTAAcggtgtatacatttttcctCTACATAATCAATACCTatcgtttttgtttaatcattgtcatattttacttattatagagAAATTGATACTGATTGAAAATCAGTGTTTCGTAGAACTACATCAAGCACGACAAAACTATacggtaggtacttattttaaatttagtatttaataaacatattataatgtaatactagtaattattagttaaactaataagtaataacattccTAGGTAAATCATGggatatagtttaatttatgatttatattgaaattttatttacagattaGAGACAATACTTCAAGACAGGAAAGGTTTATAAAAACTCAGAGTATTCGTCAACAAGTACAAACGTTAAATGTTGATGGGGATATATTAATGTTCCTCAGAAGGACAGGCCATCAAAATGATGGATATGTCCAAGGACAGATTGGTCCATTTCCTGTAAGATAATATTTGACAAGtgaatagatataaaatagtttatagccaataaattttttctattaacatttttacaggATGACaacatttaactataaatcgGATGCTTAAAAGACAGTTTTTGTggaacaaacaaaaattttactatagactataatatactttatattttgtgacAAGATGTGATAATCTCtaccttttttatatatgattatttgtaattgtggttttattatttatttatgtattgcttgaataattattatttatttcctgTTGATTgattaacaattttagattctaagcaGAACGATGAATGTACTAATTTTACAACGATacctatatgtgtataaaagcgtaatttacattttataatatacctgctggctgctattataatattatgctttaactTGAAATCAcgacattaaaaacaaagattttagattgttttttgtttattataataattttttaaatcttttattaaaagagTTCTTTaaaaaggttttattttaaaattatattataaaaatatgtattaatatattatatgataaataaattacctggGTTTGTATCGACAGACGACTGTGCATTATGAAAAGTTTCCTCCATAGGTATGGTCGCTGGGTAGTGTGTAGGTACtgtgtaaattaaaactactCAAATAACTCGTTATCGCCActtggaaaatatatttggttaTTTTGGTCTTCTGATAAAcagatttatacaaaataactataaattataatgatcacgatgattgtaatattgtatcgaTATACCTTGATAATGAGCacggataatattaaattaataataataataataatatataatctgatttctgatgttattattaatttgtcatgataatatttataagtacgtATTggctatttataaacttacaatggataatataatattcgtacaGTATCTCACCATGAGCCCACTTGAATTCCCAtctggatttttttttgatattcaatgttggtaacaaaatattttccttaTCACTTTTGGGATAACTGTACCCACccctaaatataataggttcggcaatgaaaaatttattcgGAGTTTGTGATGAGGAATGTGCGGAGGAAACTTTACGAAACATAGATAAAGTCGAAGGTACCAACGAACGCATGATACATGTTATAAAAGACCAGA
Protein-coding regions in this window:
- the LOC126550675 gene encoding LOW QUALITY PROTEIN: uncharacterized protein LOC126550675 (The sequence of the model RefSeq protein was modified relative to this genomic sequence to represent the inferred CDS: deleted 1 base in 1 codon), which codes for MPPIRRSNLGRRTRNATNQANYRSNSQTREARASLNRAAFSYDVSIDYSNYQCVVIGSMNSVCSHCKALKYKNEANGLCCANGKVKLIPLDPPPEPLYSLVSGIGTDSIHFLTNIQQYNNCFQMTSFGATNVVRENFMPTFKIQGQIYHRAGSLLPVSDSDNKFLQIYFMGNSPQEIDLRCAHNNLVKRSIVEQLQTLFHQHNQLIILFKTALDLMPSDNHKIVIRADKTPAGQHTRRFNAPTIDEVAIVVVGENLESRDIVLRRRNDQLQRIKETHRSYDALQYPIIFWQGEDGYDFSIKMINPIAGSETNKKVSSMNYYSYRLMIRENEDNHILKCRRLYHKYVVDMYVKIETERLTFIRLNQTKLRSEEYIHLRDAINTDGNAQNVGRMTILPATYIGSPRHMHEYAQDAMSYVRHYGTADLFITFTCNPQWIEINQELFSGQSPIDRHDITARVFRQKLKSLMDFIVKHNVFGETRCWMYSVEWQKRGLPHAHILIWLVENIRPNEVDAVISAEIPNVQVDPGLHEVVIKNMIHGPCGTLNQNSPCMMDGKCSKRYPRTLISETITGNDVIHCIVADRQQTMENQQLSN
- the LOC126551115 gene encoding ATP-dependent DNA helicase PIF1-like, which gives rise to MGRYVSSNEAVWRIFSFPIHERHPSVVHLAVHLENGQRVYFTAQNAVQRAAQPPSTTLTSFFETCQNDDFAQTLLYSEMPKYYTWNQSSRRFIRRKQGKPVPGYTDVYSTDAIGRIYSVHPSNDECFYLRLLLVNVRGPTSFQQLRTVDGELCVSYREACQRLQLLENDAHWDQTLNDAVISSHAHQIRTLFSIIISTCFPSNPIDLWIKYKDYMCDDILYQIQNRMGNPNIQISEEIYNEALISIEDMCLIMSNKLLIQLGLTAPNRPMHDAFNQELHRERLYDLNDLKELIQTNLPLLNEQQKYVFETLMKVTNDETGGIYFLDAPGGTGKTFLISLILATIRSQNKIALALASSGIAATLLEGGRTAHSALKLPLNMHSNETPTCNVSKNSAMAKVLQQCKLIVWDECTMAHKKSLEALDRTLKDLRSNNNRFGGAMILLAGDFRQTLPVIPRSTPADELNACLKSSSLWKHVKVLHLSKNMRVESSCKMTNLETYSLNNSLTLLTRSKDELIQKVFPDVSQNYRNHDWLSERAILAAKNIDVNELNFKIQEQITGELMIYKSVDSATNQDDVVNYPPEFLNSLDLPGLPPHNLQLKVGSVVIMLRNINQPRLCNGTRKYKGEDVLIPRIPMIPTDVPFEFKRLQFPVRLAFAMTINKSQGQSLSVCGINLENPCFSHGQLYVACSRVGKPSDLFIYAPDFSEVMALIVNGNQVGVVFANMETIERYRAEWALLL